A single region of the Lactobacillus isalae genome encodes:
- a CDS encoding APC family permease has protein sequence MKNFFKKVPVKTFLKADSRLTRHLNARDLVALGIGAVIGTGIFILPGHEAAQHAGPAVAISFLLAAIVSGMVGMAYAEFSSAMPVAGSAYSFGSVIYGEVVGWIIGWGLLLEYFLAVSAEATGFASYFNNNILAPIGIHLPKALEAGPMEGGVINFSAVLIVLIVALILYQGANLSKRVENIAVIIKVAIIILFIVIGLFYIKTENYIPFYPKKFQTPPLGIGGISTAAATVFFAFIGFDALAANSAETKDPEKNVVKGIMGTVIIAVLLYVSFSLVLTGMVNYKQLNVDDPAAYALKVVGLTAWNKLITVGALVGIFTAMITMLLGGSRLLYALGRDGLLPDSMGSVHAKKMIPDHAVIVSTIVAAVFAGLVPLMELASLINAGTLIAFALISFGIIPLRHRKDIVNDGFKMPLYPVLPVVAGLLSVYFIWMLPKTTKIMVGIWLIVGIIVYATYGIKHSKLQN, from the coding sequence AAAACTTTTTTAAAAGCTGATTCACGGTTGACTAGACACTTGAATGCACGTGATTTAGTTGCACTGGGAATTGGAGCAGTTATCGGAACTGGAATTTTTATTTTACCTGGTCATGAAGCAGCTCAACATGCCGGACCTGCGGTTGCGATTTCTTTTTTATTAGCAGCCATAGTTTCTGGTATGGTGGGGATGGCATATGCTGAATTTTCTTCTGCTATGCCAGTAGCTGGTTCTGCGTATTCATTTGGTTCCGTAATTTACGGAGAAGTCGTAGGCTGGATAATTGGCTGGGGACTGTTATTAGAATACTTTTTAGCAGTTTCTGCTGAAGCTACTGGTTTTGCATCATATTTTAATAATAATATTTTGGCTCCAATTGGGATTCATTTGCCTAAAGCTCTTGAAGCTGGTCCAATGGAAGGCGGCGTAATCAACTTTTCTGCAGTTTTAATTGTTTTAATTGTTGCTTTAATTTTATATCAAGGAGCTAATCTTTCTAAACGTGTAGAAAATATTGCTGTAATCATAAAAGTAGCAATTATTATTTTGTTTATTGTAATTGGACTTTTTTACATTAAGACTGAGAACTATATTCCTTTTTATCCTAAAAAGTTCCAAACTCCACCGTTAGGAATTGGAGGAATTTCTACAGCTGCTGCAACAGTGTTTTTTGCATTTATTGGCTTTGATGCTTTAGCCGCTAACAGTGCTGAGACTAAAGATCCTGAAAAAAATGTTGTTAAAGGAATTATGGGAACAGTAATTATTGCTGTGTTACTATATGTTAGTTTTTCCTTAGTCTTAACCGGAATGGTAAACTACAAGCAGTTAAATGTAGACGATCCAGCTGCGTATGCCTTGAAAGTTGTAGGATTGACTGCTTGGAATAAATTGATTACAGTAGGAGCTTTGGTAGGTATCTTTACTGCGATGATTACTATGCTTTTAGGTGGATCGAGATTACTATATGCTTTAGGAAGAGATGGATTGCTGCCTGATTCGATGGGAAGCGTGCATGCTAAGAAAATGATTCCGGATCATGCAGTAATTGTTTCTACAATAGTAGCTGCTGTTTTTGCAGGATTGGTTCCTTTGATGGAATTGGCATCCTTAATCAATGCGGGAACTTTAATTGCGTTTGCTTTGATTTCTTTTGGAATTATTCCACTTCGTCATAGAAAAGATATAGTGAATGATGGGTTTAAAATGCCACTTTATCCTGTATTACCTGTGGTAGCTGGATTATTGAGTGTATACTTTATTTGGATGTTACCGAAAACTACTAAGATTATGGTTGGAATTTGGCTAATAGTGGGAATAATTGTGTATGCAACATATGGAATAAAACATTCTAAATTACAAAATTAA